Within the Pseudomonas chlororaphis subsp. aurantiaca genome, the region CGACACCGATACAACCAAGGCTGATTCCTGAGGGTGGTTGCGGTATAATCCCCACCACTCCCTGGGGTGCTTGCCAGTTGGCGATGTCCCTGAGCCGATTCGCACTACCCTGGAAGTTGCACGTTGGGCCGGTGTGCATGTCCGCTAGACGGAAAGCCTTAACGCCTACTGCATCTTCCGCCTTGAACTTTCGGGTTCAAGGGCTAAGTCGACAGCGGTTCATCCGGGGAGCCTGAATTCCAGACCAATGCCAGCTATGCAAATAGCTGGCATTGTTTTTTTCGGCTCCGTTTTTTTCAGTTCCGGGTTATTTGATACGCTGTCCTGCCGTACCCCACCCGGACCCGAGCGACCATGACCGAACCGGCGCCGCTTTCCCGCCCGCAACTTCGACGCATACTGCGCAAAGCCCGCCGCGCCCTCACCGCCAGCGAACAACGCCAAGCCTCTCGTGGGCTGTATCGGCAACTGGCGCAGCATCCGCTGTTCCGCCGCGCCAGGCACATCTCCCTTTACCTGCCCATGGACGGTGAAATCGATCCGCGCCCGCTGCTGCTGGCCGCGCAACGCCGGGGCAAGGCGACCTATCTGCCGGTGCTCAGTGCCTGGCCTCAGACCAAGATGGTGTTTCAGCGCGTTTGCCCCGGGGAAAAACTGCGCCCCAACCGCTTCCGCATTCCCGAGCCACGGAGAAGCCTGGCCCGGCAACGCAAGGTCTGGGCGCTGGACCTGGTGCTGTTGCCGCTGGTCGGCTTCGATGAGGCGGGTGGACGCCTGGGAATGGGCGGTGGTTTCTATGATCGCAGCCTGGCCTATCTGGCCCGGCGCAAAAGCTGGCGCAAACCGACGCTGCTGGGGCTGGCCCATGAATGTCAGAAAGTCGCGAAACTGGATCAGGCGAGCTGGGATGTACCGCTGCACGGAACGGTGACGGACAAGAAATGGTATTTCGCGAAATAGGCACCACCAGGAGAAAGCGGCGCCCTGGAAAGGATCAACGCTTGTAAGGCTGCTGCTGTTGCGCGAGTTCGACCGGTGCGTCGGTCTTGTTGGCCCACAGGCTCTGCGCATAACCGGTTGTCACTACGCCCAAACCGAACAAAATAACCAAAATCCATAGTAAATCCGGTTTGCGTTGCATCGATTGCCCCCCTCAGGCAAATCACACACGATGACAGCGACGGTTTCCATAACAGGCCGTGCAGCAGCGTCAAGCTTAAAATCCCGGCATTTTGCGATAACGTGAACCGACACGCAAATGCTGACGTCAACCGACTGTCGGTTTGTCATAAAATCGCCCGACAACTTGCCCACGCCCCTCTGGAGAGCAAAGAAAATGGCCTATTGGCTGCTGAAATCCGAACCGGAAGAACTCTCGATCGAGGGCCTGGCGCTCAAGAAACAGGCACGTTGGGACGGCGTGCGCAACTACCAGGCACGAAACTTCCTGCGCAACATGGCGGTGGGTGACCAGTTCTTCTTTTATCACTCCAGCTGCCCTGAACCGGGTATTGCCGGGATTGGCCGGATCATCGAGGCCGCTTACCCGGATCCGACCGCCCTGGAACCGGAAAACTCACACTTCGATCCCAAGGCCAGCGCCGAGAAAAACGCCTGGAGCGCCGTCGACGTCGCCCATGTCGAAACCTTCCCCAAGGTACTGCGCCTGGATTATCTGAAGCAGCAAACCGCCCTCGCCGAGCTGCCCCTGGTGCAGAAAGGCAGCCGGCTGTCCGTGATGCCGGTGACCGCCGAACAGTGGGCGGCGGTGCTCGCATTGCGCTGAACAGGCCACCAGCGCTACTCAGGCAGGCATCCCACGCACAACGTACTAGGCTTGCCCGTTCATTTGACGGACATCAAGTCGCCCCATGGCTTGAGCCGCCAGACTAGGACGCTATAGCCGCAGGGAAGCCTCCCCCAATGCCGACAAATCAACGCTCCTCCCGTCTTTTTGCCTTCGCCTTGCTGGCATTGCTGCTGATCGCGGGCGGTTTTGGTTATTGGAAATCCACCCTGGACCGCCTGCCCGAAGGCTTGAGCATGGGCAACGGCCGGCTTGAAGCCACCGAAGTGCAGATCGCCAGCAAGACGCCCGGACGCCTGGCCGAAGTGCTGGTCGACGAAGGCGACAACGTATTCAAGGACCAGTTGCTGGCCCGCATGGACACCCGCACCCTGGAAGCCCAGCGCGCCCAGGCCGAGGCCGACGTGGTGCGCACCCGGGAAAACCTCGCGGCGGCCGAAGCCAACGTGCAGCTGCGCCAGAGCGAACTGCTACTGGCCAACCAGGAACTCAAGCGCTCCCGGGAACTGTTCAAGCGTGGTTTCGCCAGCCAGCAGATCATCGACCAGCAGCAGGCGCGCCTGAACACCGGCAATGCCGCCGTCCAGGCGGCCCAGGCCCAGGTCGCCGCAGTGCGCGCCGCCATTGGCTCGGCCAAGGCGCTGGTCGCCCAACTGACCAGCGAAATCGACGACAGCAGCCTGCGCGCGCCCATCGACGGCATCATCCAGTTGCGCCTGGCCGAACCGGGCGAGGTGCTGGGCGCCGGCGGCCGGGTGTTGCTGCTGATCGACCCGAGCGACCAGTACATGAACCTCTACCTGTCCGCTTCGGTGACCGGCCGCCTGGCCGTCGGCAGCGAGGCGCGGATCCTCCTCGACGCCCTGCCTGATCAGCCACTGCCGGCGAAAATCAGCTTTGTCGCGGCCAAGTCCCAATTCACCCCCAAGGAAGTGGAAACCCGCGATGAGCGCCAAAAACTGGTGTTCCGCGTCAAGCTGCGGCTGACCCAACCCAGCGCCGTACCCCAGGCCAAGCCGGGCATGCCCGGCGCCGGCTACGTGCGCACCGCGACCGTGGACTGGCCGGCCAACCTGCAATGAACGAACTGGCGCTGCAGGCCACGGGCATCCATCATCGCTATGGCTCGCAACAGGCCCTGGTCGACCTCGCCTTCAGCCTGCCCGCCGGCACCCGTTGCGGGCTGATCGGCCCGGATGGCGCCGGCAAGTCGAGCCTGCTGGGCTTGATCGCCGGGGTGAAGAAGCTGCAGCAGGGCCAACTGCAAGTGCTCGGCGGCTCCATCGAGCAACGCCGCCATCGCAACAGCCTGTACGCGCGGATCGCCTTCATGCCCCAGGGCCTGGGCGGCAACCTGTATCCCGAGCTGTCGATCCAGGAAAACATCCGCTTCTTCGCCACCCTGTTCGGCCTGTCGAAAAGCGAATGCGAACAGCGCATGCACAACCTGTTGCTGGCCACCGACCTGCTGCGCTTCGCCGAACGACCCGCGGGCAAGCTGTCCGGTGGGATGAAGCAGAAGCTCGGGCTGTGCTGCGCGCTGATCCATGAGCCGGACCTGCTGATCCTCGACGAACCCACCACCGGCGTCGATCCGCTGTCGCGCCGGCGCTTCTGGGAACTGGTGGACGAGGTTCGCCGC harbors:
- a CDS encoding 5-formyltetrahydrofolate cyclo-ligase, which produces MTEPAPLSRPQLRRILRKARRALTASEQRQASRGLYRQLAQHPLFRRARHISLYLPMDGEIDPRPLLLAAQRRGKATYLPVLSAWPQTKMVFQRVCPGEKLRPNRFRIPEPRRSLARQRKVWALDLVLLPLVGFDEAGGRLGMGGGFYDRSLAYLARRKSWRKPTLLGLAHECQKVAKLDQASWDVPLHGTVTDKKWYFAK
- a CDS encoding EVE domain-containing protein encodes the protein MAYWLLKSEPEELSIEGLALKKQARWDGVRNYQARNFLRNMAVGDQFFFYHSSCPEPGIAGIGRIIEAAYPDPTALEPENSHFDPKASAEKNAWSAVDVAHVETFPKVLRLDYLKQQTALAELPLVQKGSRLSVMPVTAEQWAAVLALR
- a CDS encoding HlyD family secretion protein, with the translated sequence MPTNQRSSRLFAFALLALLLIAGGFGYWKSTLDRLPEGLSMGNGRLEATEVQIASKTPGRLAEVLVDEGDNVFKDQLLARMDTRTLEAQRAQAEADVVRTRENLAAAEANVQLRQSELLLANQELKRSRELFKRGFASQQIIDQQQARLNTGNAAVQAAQAQVAAVRAAIGSAKALVAQLTSEIDDSSLRAPIDGIIQLRLAEPGEVLGAGGRVLLLIDPSDQYMNLYLSASVTGRLAVGSEARILLDALPDQPLPAKISFVAAKSQFTPKEVETRDERQKLVFRVKLRLTQPSAVPQAKPGMPGAGYVRTATVDWPANLQ